A single region of the Streptomyces sp. ITFR-16 genome encodes:
- a CDS encoding penicillin acylase family protein has protein sequence MPANTTASSGSTGSAGGGPRKKKGRRARLIVIVLVLALVAGIGYGTYWSVSTVRASYPQTSGTLQLKGLDSNVEVKRDGSGIPQIYADSDADLFRAQGFVQAQDRFWEMDVRRHLTAGRLSEMFGSGQVETDSFLRTLGWRKVAQEEYDNVLSEETKKNLQAYADGVNSYLEGRDGKDISVEYAALGFTNNYKPAKWTPVDSVAWLKAMAWDLRGNMQDEIDRSLMTSRLDAKKIQDLYPPYPYDKHRPIVDQGAVSPVTGKFDPDASPSDGLGSSTAAGATEGLNTQLGALSETLDEIPALLGPNGTGIGSNSWVVSGKYTTTDKPLLANDPHLAPQLPSLWYQMGLHCRTVSETCGYDTAGYTFSGMPGVIIGHNQDIAWGFTNLGADVTDLFLEKVSGDGYLYDGKVKAFTTREETIKVAGGKDRHITVRETNNGPLVSDRSSELEKVGQKAPVTNAAPDRADGYAVALKWTALEPGHSMDAVFELNRAKDFTSFRAAAQHFEVPSQNLIYADTKGHIGYQAPGRIPVRKAGDGTLPSPGWSSSYGWKKDPIPFDELPYEYDPKRGYIVTANQAVIDEDKYPYLLTKDWGYGTRSQRINDLIESKIKGGGKISTEDMQKMQMDNTSEIAALLVPELLKINISDKDVREAQKLLEGWDYTQEADSAAAAYFNAVWRNILKLGFGDKLPKELRVEGECLNVPPAKSSGPVDEQDKLVRECGQRAPDSAQPDGGDRWYQVVANLMDKPDSDWWKSPRSRKDKATETRDELFARAMEDARWELTAKLGKDITTWNWGRLHQLTLKNQTLGTEGPGLLQRVLNRGPWNLGGGEAAVNATGWNAAGGYEVVWVPSMRMVVNVGDWDRSRWINLTGASGHAFSAHYTDQTDKWVNGELLPWAFGTNDVAKATKDTLTLKP, from the coding sequence ATGCCCGCCAACACAACCGCCTCTTCCGGCTCCACCGGTTCCGCCGGTGGCGGGCCGCGCAAGAAGAAGGGGCGACGCGCCCGCCTGATCGTGATCGTCCTGGTGCTGGCGCTTGTCGCGGGTATCGGTTACGGAACGTACTGGTCCGTATCCACTGTGCGGGCCTCCTACCCGCAGACCAGCGGAACGCTCCAGCTCAAAGGCCTCGACAGCAACGTCGAGGTGAAGCGCGACGGCAGCGGGATCCCGCAGATCTACGCGGACTCCGACGCCGACCTGTTCCGTGCCCAGGGCTTCGTCCAGGCGCAGGACCGCTTCTGGGAGATGGACGTCCGCCGTCATCTGACGGCCGGCCGGCTCTCCGAGATGTTCGGCTCCGGCCAGGTCGAGACCGACTCCTTCCTGCGCACGCTGGGCTGGCGCAAGGTGGCACAGGAGGAGTACGACAACGTCCTGTCCGAGGAGACCAAGAAGAACCTCCAGGCGTACGCGGACGGCGTCAACTCCTACCTGGAGGGGCGCGACGGCAAGGACATCTCCGTCGAGTACGCGGCCCTCGGCTTCACCAACAACTACAAGCCGGCCAAGTGGACCCCGGTCGACTCGGTCGCCTGGCTGAAGGCCATGGCCTGGGACCTGCGCGGCAACATGCAGGACGAGATCGACCGCTCGCTGATGACGAGCCGGCTCGACGCGAAGAAGATCCAGGACCTGTACCCGCCCTACCCGTACGACAAGCACCGGCCGATCGTCGACCAGGGTGCGGTCTCGCCGGTCACCGGGAAGTTCGACCCCGACGCCTCGCCCTCCGACGGCCTCGGCAGCTCCACCGCCGCCGGTGCCACCGAGGGGCTCAACACCCAGCTCGGCGCGCTCTCCGAGACGCTCGACGAGATCCCCGCCCTGCTGGGCCCGAACGGCACCGGCATCGGGTCGAACTCCTGGGTGGTCTCCGGCAAGTACACGACGACCGACAAGCCGCTGCTGGCCAACGACCCGCACCTGGCGCCGCAGCTGCCCTCGCTCTGGTACCAGATGGGGCTGCACTGCCGCACGGTCTCGGAGACCTGTGGCTACGACACCGCCGGGTACACCTTCTCCGGCATGCCCGGCGTGATCATCGGCCACAACCAGGACATCGCCTGGGGCTTCACCAACCTGGGCGCCGACGTCACCGACCTCTTCCTGGAGAAGGTCTCCGGCGACGGCTACCTGTACGACGGCAAGGTCAAGGCGTTCACCACCCGCGAGGAGACCATCAAGGTCGCCGGCGGCAAGGACCGGCACATCACCGTCCGCGAGACCAACAACGGCCCGCTGGTCTCCGACCGCAGCAGCGAGCTGGAGAAGGTCGGCCAGAAGGCGCCGGTCACCAACGCCGCCCCGGACCGTGCCGACGGTTACGCGGTGGCCCTGAAGTGGACCGCCCTGGAGCCCGGCCACTCCATGGACGCCGTCTTCGAGCTCAACCGCGCCAAGGACTTCACCTCCTTCCGTGCGGCGGCCCAGCACTTCGAGGTCCCCTCGCAGAACCTGATCTACGCCGACACCAAGGGCCACATCGGCTACCAGGCGCCCGGCAGGATCCCGGTCCGCAAGGCCGGTGACGGCACGCTGCCCAGCCCCGGCTGGTCCTCGTCGTACGGCTGGAAGAAGGACCCGATCCCCTTCGACGAGCTGCCGTACGAGTACGACCCGAAGCGCGGCTACATCGTCACCGCCAACCAGGCGGTCATCGACGAGGACAAGTACCCGTACCTGCTCACCAAGGACTGGGGCTACGGCACCCGCAGCCAGCGGATCAACGACCTCATCGAGTCGAAGATCAAGGGCGGCGGGAAGATCTCGACCGAAGACATGCAGAAGATGCAGATGGACAACACCAGCGAGATCGCCGCGCTGCTGGTGCCCGAGCTGCTGAAGATCAACATCTCGGACAAGGACGTCCGCGAGGCGCAGAAGCTGCTGGAGGGCTGGGACTACACCCAGGAGGCCGACTCGGCCGCCGCCGCCTACTTCAACGCCGTCTGGCGCAACATCCTCAAGCTGGGCTTCGGCGACAAGCTGCCCAAGGAGCTGCGGGTCGAGGGCGAGTGCCTGAACGTGCCCCCGGCCAAGAGCTCCGGCCCGGTCGACGAGCAGGACAAGCTGGTACGCGAATGCGGTCAGCGAGCCCCGGACTCGGCGCAGCCGGACGGCGGCGACCGCTGGTACCAGGTCGTCGCGAACCTCATGGACAAGCCGGACAGCGACTGGTGGAAGTCCCCGCGCAGCCGCAAGGACAAGGCGACCGAGACCCGTGACGAGCTGTTCGCGCGCGCCATGGAGGACGCCCGCTGGGAGCTGACGGCCAAGCTCGGCAAGGACATCACCACCTGGAACTGGGGCCGGCTGCACCAGCTGACCCTGAAGAACCAGACGCTCGGCACCGAGGGCCCCGGACTGCTCCAGCGGGTGCTGAACCGGGGCCCCTGGAACCTCGGGGGCGGCGAGGCGGCCGTCAACGCCACCGGCTGGAACGCGGCCGGCGGCTACGAGGTCGTCTGGGTGCCGTCGATGCGGATGGTCGTCAACGTGGGGGACTGGGACAGGTCCCGCTGGATCAACCTCACCGGCGCCTCCGGGCACGCGTTCAGCGCGCACTACACCGACCAGACGGACAAGTGGGTCAACGGCGAACTGCTGCCCTGGGCCTTCGGCACGAACGACGTGGCCAAGGCGACGAAGGACACGCTGACCCTGAAGCCCTAG
- a CDS encoding 5-formyltetrahydrofolate cyclo-ligase, which translates to MSAKALLRRELLAARRLLTMEDVERAAAVLARHALGLPELAGARTVAAYVSVGREPGTRALLDALRARGVRVLLPVLLADNDLDWAPYEGTGNLAKAGRGLLEPTGGRLGPDAVLEADAVLLPGLAVDGRGMRLGRGGGSYDRVLARLAAAGAHPALIVLLYGDEVAARVPEEPHDRPVDAVVTPDGARRFGRGRGPAPVPRP; encoded by the coding sequence ATGTCCGCAAAGGCCCTGCTGCGGCGTGAACTGCTCGCCGCGCGACGCCTCCTGACCATGGAGGACGTCGAACGGGCGGCCGCGGTTCTGGCGCGCCACGCGCTCGGGCTCCCCGAGCTGGCCGGGGCCCGTACCGTCGCCGCGTATGTCTCCGTGGGGCGCGAACCTGGCACCCGCGCCCTCCTGGACGCGCTCCGCGCGCGGGGCGTACGCGTCCTGCTTCCGGTGCTCCTGGCCGACAACGACCTCGACTGGGCGCCCTACGAAGGCACCGGGAACCTCGCGAAGGCCGGCCGCGGCCTGCTGGAGCCCACCGGCGGACGGCTCGGCCCCGATGCCGTCCTGGAGGCGGACGCGGTGCTGCTCCCCGGTCTCGCGGTCGATGGGCGCGGAATGCGGCTCGGGCGCGGCGGCGGCAGCTACGACCGGGTGCTGGCGCGCCTCGCGGCGGCCGGGGCCCACCCGGCGCTGATCGTGCTGCTGTACGGCGACGAGGTGGCCGCGCGGGTCCCGGAGGAACCGCACGACCGCCCCGTGGACGCCGTGGTGACACCGGACGGCGCGCGCCGCTTCGGCCGGGGCCGAGGTCCCGCGCCCGTCCCGAGGCCCTAG
- the galU gene encoding UTP--glucose-1-phosphate uridylyltransferase GalU, producing the protein MTQSNPRISKAVIPAAGLGTRFLPATKATPKEMLPVVDKPAIQYVVEEAVAAGLSDVLMITGRNKRPLEDHFDRNYELESALTRKGDAERLRKVQESSDLATMHYVRQGDPRGLGHAVLCAAPHVGDQPFAVLLGDDLIDPRDPLLARMVEIQEREGGSVVALMEVPSAMIHQYGCAAVEPTAEGDVVRVTGLVEKPEPADAPSSLAIIGRYVLDPAVFGILRRTEPGRGNEIQLTDALQLLAEDEKIGGPVHGVVFKGRRYDTGDRSDYLRAIVRLACEREDLGPEFRTWLRSYVTEEM; encoded by the coding sequence ATGACCCAGTCGAACCCCAGGATCAGCAAGGCTGTCATTCCGGCGGCGGGCCTCGGGACCCGCTTCCTGCCGGCCACCAAAGCCACTCCCAAGGAGATGCTGCCTGTCGTCGACAAGCCTGCCATCCAGTACGTCGTGGAGGAGGCGGTGGCCGCCGGGCTCTCCGACGTGCTCATGATCACCGGACGCAACAAGCGCCCGCTCGAGGACCACTTCGACCGGAACTACGAGCTGGAGTCGGCGCTCACCCGCAAGGGCGACGCCGAACGGCTGCGCAAGGTCCAGGAGTCGAGCGACCTCGCCACCATGCACTACGTCCGCCAGGGCGACCCGCGCGGACTCGGCCACGCGGTCCTGTGCGCCGCGCCGCACGTCGGGGACCAGCCGTTCGCGGTCCTGCTCGGCGACGACCTGATCGACCCGCGCGACCCGCTGCTCGCCCGCATGGTGGAGATCCAGGAGCGCGAGGGCGGCAGCGTCGTCGCGCTGATGGAGGTCCCGTCCGCGATGATCCACCAGTACGGCTGCGCGGCCGTGGAGCCCACCGCCGAGGGCGACGTGGTGCGGGTCACCGGACTGGTCGAGAAGCCGGAGCCGGCCGACGCCCCCAGCAGCCTCGCCATCATCGGCCGCTATGTCCTGGACCCCGCCGTCTTCGGGATACTGCGCAGGACCGAGCCGGGCCGGGGCAACGAGATTCAGCTGACCGACGCCCTGCAACTGCTGGCCGAGGACGAGAAGATCGGCGGCCCGGTGCACGGTGTGGTCTTCAAGGGCCGCCGCTATGACACCGGCGACCGGAGCGACTACCTCCGTGCCATTGTCAGACTCGCGTGCGAACGTGAAGACCTGGGGCCGGAGTTCCGGACCTGGCTCCGCAGTTACGTCACCGAGGAGATGTAG
- the glp gene encoding gephyrin-like molybdotransferase Glp: MSSTIWSVDEHLEDILAAVKPLEPIELQLPEAQGCVLVEDVVVEIALPPFDNSSMDGYAVRVADVEGATEEFPAVLTVIGDVAAGDDGLGADRRVGPGEAARIMTGAPLPEGAEAVVPVEWTDGGTGEGPAATMRAHSDAPEGAGGEVRVHRPAGARAHVRDRGSDVRPGDLALRAGSVIGPPQIGLLAAIGRSTVKVRPRPRVVVISTGSELVQPGEELTGGQIYDSNSFALTAAARDAGAIAYRVGSVTDDADTLRATIEDQLIRADIVVTTGGVSVGAYDVVKEALSSVGDEDEPGGGVDFRKLAMQPGKPQGFGSIGPDHTPLLALPGNPVSSYVSFELFVRPAIRTLMGLPEVTRPTARATLVTDKALSSPAGKRQFLRGTYDAEAGTVTPVGGSGSHLIAALAQADALIVLPEDVTSAEPGTDTEVILLR; this comes from the coding sequence TTGAGCAGCACGATCTGGTCGGTGGACGAGCACCTGGAAGACATCCTCGCCGCGGTGAAGCCGCTCGAACCCATCGAGCTGCAACTGCCCGAGGCACAGGGCTGCGTCCTGGTCGAGGACGTCGTGGTGGAGATCGCCCTGCCGCCCTTCGACAACAGCTCGATGGACGGCTACGCGGTGCGGGTCGCCGATGTCGAGGGTGCCACCGAGGAGTTCCCCGCCGTTCTCACGGTCATCGGGGACGTCGCCGCGGGCGACGACGGGCTGGGCGCGGACCGGCGCGTCGGACCGGGGGAGGCCGCCCGCATCATGACCGGCGCCCCGCTCCCGGAGGGCGCCGAGGCCGTCGTCCCCGTCGAGTGGACCGACGGGGGCACGGGCGAGGGCCCGGCCGCCACGATGCGCGCCCACAGCGACGCGCCCGAGGGCGCGGGCGGTGAGGTCCGCGTCCACCGCCCGGCCGGGGCGCGCGCCCATGTCCGGGACCGGGGCAGTGACGTACGGCCCGGCGATCTGGCGCTGCGGGCCGGTTCGGTGATCGGGCCGCCGCAGATCGGGCTGCTGGCCGCGATCGGCCGCTCGACGGTGAAGGTGCGGCCCCGCCCCCGCGTCGTCGTCATCTCCACCGGCAGCGAACTGGTGCAGCCCGGCGAGGAGCTGACCGGCGGACAGATCTACGACTCGAACAGCTTCGCGCTGACGGCCGCCGCCCGGGACGCCGGCGCGATCGCCTACCGGGTCGGTTCCGTCACCGACGACGCCGACACGCTGCGCGCGACGATCGAGGACCAGCTGATCCGCGCCGACATCGTCGTGACCACGGGCGGGGTCAGCGTCGGCGCGTACGACGTGGTCAAGGAGGCCCTGTCCTCGGTGGGCGACGAGGACGAGCCGGGCGGCGGGGTCGACTTCCGCAAGCTCGCCATGCAGCCGGGCAAGCCGCAGGGCTTCGGCTCCATCGGCCCCGACCACACCCCGCTGCTGGCCCTGCCCGGCAACCCCGTCTCCTCGTACGTCTCCTTCGAGCTGTTCGTACGGCCCGCGATCCGCACCCTGATGGGCCTGCCCGAGGTGACCCGGCCGACCGCGCGGGCCACCCTGGTCACCGACAAGGCGCTGTCCTCGCCGGCCGGGAAGCGGCAGTTCCTGCGCGGTACGTACGACGCCGAGGCGGGCACCGTCACGCCCGTCGGGGGCTCCGGATCGCATCTGATCGCCGCTCTCGCGCAGGCGGACGCGCTGATCGTGCTGCCCGAGGACGTCACCTCCGCCGAGCCCGGCACGGACACCGAGGTGATCCTGCTCCGCTGA
- the moaC gene encoding cyclic pyranopterin monophosphate synthase MoaC — protein MTTQNRLTHIDEAGAARMVDVSGKDVTARVARASGRVLVSPRVIELLRGEGVPKGDALATARIAGIMGAKRTPELIPLCHPLAVSGVGVDLTVADDAVEITATVKTTDRTGVEMEALTAVSVAALTVIDMVKAVDKAAVITDVRVEAKSGGKSGDYVRTAPGGADA, from the coding sequence TTGACTACGCAGAACAGGCTGACGCACATCGACGAGGCGGGGGCCGCCCGCATGGTCGACGTCTCGGGCAAGGACGTCACCGCACGCGTCGCTCGCGCCAGCGGCCGGGTCCTCGTATCGCCGCGGGTCATCGAGCTGCTCCGGGGCGAGGGCGTGCCCAAGGGCGACGCCCTCGCCACCGCGCGCATCGCCGGGATCATGGGCGCCAAGCGGACCCCGGAGCTGATCCCCCTCTGCCACCCGCTGGCCGTCTCCGGTGTCGGCGTCGACCTGACGGTGGCCGACGACGCGGTGGAGATCACGGCCACCGTGAAGACCACCGACCGCACGGGCGTGGAGATGGAGGCCCTGACCGCGGTCTCGGTCGCCGCGCTGACCGTCATCGACATGGTCAAGGCGGTCGACAAGGCCGCGGTCATCACGGACGTGCGGGTCGAGGCGAAGTCGGGCGGCAAGTCCGGCGACTACGTCCGCACCGCCCCCGGCGGGGCGGACGCGTGA
- a CDS encoding MogA/MoaB family molybdenum cofactor biosynthesis protein, with translation MSTPGASPAPYRALVVTASNRAAAGVYADKGGPLIAEVLTGLGFTVEGPRVVPDGDPVEQALRDGVAAAYDVIVTTGGTGISPTDRTPEATRRVLDHEVPGIPEAIRAEGRDKVPTAALSRGLAGVAGRTLVVNLPGSTGGVRDGLAVLTRLLVHAVDQLRGGDHPRPGSPS, from the coding sequence GTGAGCACGCCCGGGGCGTCCCCGGCCCCGTACCGCGCCCTGGTGGTGACCGCGTCCAACCGCGCCGCCGCCGGGGTCTACGCCGACAAGGGCGGGCCCCTGATCGCCGAGGTGCTCACCGGGCTCGGCTTCACCGTCGAGGGACCGCGGGTCGTGCCTGACGGCGACCCGGTCGAGCAGGCGCTGCGGGACGGGGTGGCCGCCGCGTACGACGTCATCGTGACCACCGGCGGTACGGGCATCTCGCCCACCGACCGCACCCCCGAGGCCACCCGCCGCGTCCTGGACCACGAGGTCCCCGGCATCCCGGAGGCGATCCGGGCCGAGGGCCGGGACAAGGTGCCCACGGCCGCGCTCTCGCGCGGGCTCGCGGGGGTGGCCGGCCGCACCCTCGTCGTCAATCTTCCCGGGTCCACCGGCGGGGTGCGCGACGGGCTCGCGGTCCTGACCCGACTCCTGGTGCACGCCGTCGACCAGCTGCGCGGCGGCGATCACCCCCGACCCGGGAGCCCGAGCTGA
- a CDS encoding GNAT family protein, with protein MILVDGDVALRPIRLRDQREWREVNRRNRDWLRPWEATVPPPAPGGPVAQRPTYRQMVRHLRSEANAGRMLPFAIEYQGRLVGQLTVAGVTWGSMCSGHVGYWVDQEVAGRGVMPTAVALAVDHCFRVVGLHRIEVCIRPENGPSRRVVEKLGFREEGLRPRYLHIDGAWRDHLIYALTAEEVPDGLLRRWHRARPDRPEHQSK; from the coding sequence GTGATCCTGGTGGACGGCGATGTCGCCCTCCGGCCGATAAGACTGCGCGACCAGCGTGAATGGCGTGAGGTCAACCGGCGCAACCGGGACTGGCTGCGCCCCTGGGAGGCGACCGTGCCGCCGCCCGCCCCCGGCGGACCGGTGGCCCAGCGGCCCACGTACCGCCAGATGGTCCGCCATCTGCGCTCCGAGGCCAACGCCGGCCGGATGCTGCCGTTCGCCATCGAGTACCAGGGGCGGTTGGTCGGTCAGCTGACCGTGGCCGGGGTCACCTGGGGCTCGATGTGCTCGGGGCACGTCGGGTACTGGGTGGACCAGGAGGTGGCGGGGCGCGGGGTGATGCCGACCGCGGTCGCGCTCGCGGTGGACCACTGTTTCCGGGTGGTCGGACTGCACCGCATCGAGGTGTGCATTCGCCCGGAGAACGGGCCCAGCCGCCGGGTCGTGGAGAAACTCGGATTCCGCGAGGAGGGGCTGCGGCCGCGATATCTGCACATCGACGGCGCCTGGCGGGACCATCTGATCTACGCGCTCACCGCCGAGGAGGTGCCCGACGGGCTGCTCCGGAGGTGGCACCGGGCGCGGCCGGACCGGCCGGAACATCAGTCGAAATAA
- the glpR gene encoding gephyrin-like molybdotransferase receptor GlpR, whose amino-acid sequence MSSSGLIYAVIVGAWAAYLVPMWLRRQDELNEARPTERFSTAIRLLSGRAAMERRYAKGLQERTDDDAAPDADPDVVTDRMESVDVRSFAAPPAHTEARVHDLAGPPERAPRKRRDRERPAPDPSAPASAQRARPGGIDAERARRAQRLQVLARRRRTTVVLFLAFTLGAVVAAVGGLRFLWAPAVPAVLLSAYIVHLRAQERRRFAFTMDRRRAEVAAQRLRENRPRRHQPAATAPAESDEDPEARHPAPEPAPALSPQEAGRRALVEQTDHAEWVDQQRERGRVQGDSWEPVPVPLPTYVTAPVAPRATGGVEVGDPETWSAARSSTAEPAANPAPPAVDPAPRQRSPQSRRSRDRGRTPLFDQYEDGDRPRAANE is encoded by the coding sequence GTGAGCAGCAGTGGCCTCATCTATGCAGTCATCGTCGGGGCCTGGGCCGCCTACTTGGTGCCGATGTGGCTCCGGAGGCAGGACGAGCTCAATGAAGCCCGTCCGACGGAACGCTTCAGCACCGCCATCCGGCTGCTGTCCGGACGGGCGGCGATGGAGCGCCGGTATGCCAAGGGGCTCCAGGAGCGCACCGACGACGACGCGGCGCCCGACGCCGACCCGGACGTCGTCACGGACCGAATGGAGTCCGTCGACGTCCGGTCCTTCGCCGCGCCTCCGGCGCACACCGAGGCCCGGGTGCACGACCTGGCCGGTCCGCCGGAGCGCGCCCCGCGCAAACGCCGGGATCGCGAGCGGCCCGCCCCCGACCCCTCCGCCCCCGCATCCGCCCAGCGCGCGCGCCCCGGCGGAATCGACGCGGAGCGCGCCCGGCGCGCGCAGCGCCTCCAGGTCCTCGCACGCCGCCGGCGCACCACCGTCGTCCTCTTCCTCGCCTTCACGCTCGGCGCGGTCGTCGCGGCGGTCGGCGGCCTCCGCTTCCTGTGGGCCCCCGCGGTCCCGGCGGTCCTCCTGAGCGCGTACATCGTGCATCTGCGCGCCCAGGAGCGGCGCAGGTTCGCCTTCACCATGGACCGACGCCGGGCCGAGGTGGCCGCGCAGCGCCTGCGGGAGAACCGCCCGCGCCGCCACCAGCCCGCCGCCACGGCCCCCGCCGAGTCCGACGAAGACCCCGAGGCGCGCCACCCGGCACCCGAGCCGGCCCCCGCCCTCTCCCCGCAGGAGGCCGGCCGCCGCGCCCTGGTCGAGCAGACGGACCACGCGGAGTGGGTCGACCAGCAGCGCGAACGCGGCCGGGTCCAGGGTGACAGCTGGGAGCCGGTCCCCGTCCCGCTGCCGACCTATGTCACCGCCCCGGTCGCCCCGCGCGCCACGGGTGGCGTCGAGGTCGGCGACCCGGAGACCTGGAGCGCGGCCCGCTCCAGCACCGCCGAGCCCGCCGCGAACCCCGCACCCCCCGCGGTGGACCCGGCCCCCCGCCAGCGCTCCCCCCAGTCCCGCCGCAGCCGCGACCGGGGCCGGACCCCCCTGTTCGACCAGTACGAGGACGGCGACCGCCCGCGCGCCGCCAACGAGTGA
- a CDS encoding aldo/keto reductase, translating to MKYRTIGTDPATRREVSALALGAMLFGSVTDEKTSFAILDHFVEAGGTFIDTSDNYAYWVDGGLGGQSERLLGKWRRSRGIGDEIVIATKLGAEPLAPGTGFVDNPEGLSAKAVHAAVERSRERLGVEKIDLLYAHIEDRTVPLGETVEAFGELVQQGTVGLLGASNHAIWRIERARALARAAGLPGYEVLQYQHSHLRPRYDIPTPLFEDGSLGHAGPELLSYLRAEQDLTLVAYSPLLAGAYTRRDKPLPADYDHPGTPSRLAVLHEITAETGATTNQVVLAWQLSSPFPIIPLAGASSLSQLKENLAAVDLELTEEQRGRLDGAY from the coding sequence ATGAAGTACCGCACCATCGGCACCGATCCAGCCACCCGCCGCGAGGTCAGCGCCCTCGCCCTGGGCGCGATGCTCTTCGGCTCGGTGACCGACGAGAAGACCTCGTTCGCGATCCTGGACCACTTCGTCGAGGCCGGCGGCACCTTCATCGACACCTCCGACAACTACGCGTACTGGGTCGACGGCGGTCTCGGCGGCCAGAGCGAACGGCTGCTCGGCAAGTGGCGGCGCAGCCGGGGCATCGGCGACGAGATCGTCATCGCCACCAAGCTGGGCGCCGAACCGCTGGCCCCCGGCACGGGGTTCGTCGACAACCCGGAGGGCCTGTCGGCCAAGGCGGTCCACGCGGCGGTCGAACGCAGCCGGGAGCGGCTGGGCGTGGAGAAGATCGACCTGCTGTACGCGCACATCGAGGACCGGACCGTCCCGCTCGGCGAGACCGTCGAGGCGTTCGGCGAGCTGGTCCAGCAGGGCACGGTCGGCCTGCTGGGCGCGAGCAACCACGCGATCTGGCGCATCGAGCGCGCCCGCGCCCTGGCGCGGGCGGCCGGACTGCCCGGCTACGAGGTGCTCCAGTACCAGCACAGCCATCTGCGCCCCCGCTACGACATCCCGACCCCCCTCTTCGAGGACGGCAGCCTGGGCCACGCGGGCCCCGAACTCCTCAGCTACCTGCGCGCCGAGCAGGACCTGACCCTGGTCGCGTACTCCCCGCTCCTGGCCGGCGCCTACACCCGCCGCGACAAGCCGCTCCCCGCGGACTACGACCACCCCGGCACCCCTTCCCGCCTCGCGGTCCTGCACGAGATCACCGCCGAAACGGGCGCCACCACCAACCAGGTCGTCCTGGCCTGGCAACTCTCCTCCCCCTTCCCGATCATCCCCCTGGCCGGCGCCTCCTCCCTGTCCCAGCTGAAGGAGAACCTGGCGGCGGTCGACCTGGAACTGACGGAGGAGCAACGGGGGAGGCTGGACGGGGCGTACTGA
- a CDS encoding SAM-dependent methyltransferase codes for MTAGIPQPRIDTGKPHPARVYDWLLGGKDNYPVDQQVAETLPEEARGNAARNRAFMHRASAWLARGGIDQFLDIGTGIPTEPNLHQIVQAVNPAARIVYADNDPIVLRHAEALLVSAPEGATDYLHADVREPEVILERARKLLDFDRPIALSLIALMHFLPDDQDPYGITRTLVGALAPGSFLVLSHGTADQHPELKQETEAAYKKGAIALRMRTREEVEPFFEGLELVAPGLVPATEWYREEPAPVVERSGFYVGVGRVR; via the coding sequence GTGACGGCAGGCATACCCCAGCCCCGGATCGACACCGGCAAGCCCCACCCCGCCCGTGTCTACGACTGGTTGCTGGGCGGCAAGGACAACTACCCGGTGGATCAGCAGGTGGCGGAGACCCTGCCGGAGGAGGCGCGGGGCAACGCCGCGCGGAACCGGGCGTTCATGCACCGGGCCTCGGCCTGGCTGGCGCGCGGCGGGATCGACCAGTTCCTCGACATCGGCACCGGCATTCCGACCGAGCCGAATCTCCATCAGATCGTCCAGGCCGTCAATCCGGCCGCCCGGATCGTCTACGCGGACAACGATCCGATCGTGCTGCGGCACGCGGAGGCGCTGCTCGTGAGCGCTCCCGAGGGCGCAACCGACTATCTGCACGCCGATGTGCGGGAGCCGGAGGTCATCCTCGAACGAGCGAGGAAGCTCCTGGACTTCGACCGGCCCATCGCCCTGTCGCTGATCGCCCTGATGCACTTCCTGCCGGACGACCAGGACCCGTACGGCATCACCCGCACCCTGGTCGGCGCCCTGGCGCCGGGCAGTTTCCTGGTGCTCTCGCACGGCACGGCCGACCAGCATCCGGAGCTGAAGCAGGAGACCGAGGCCGCGTACAAGAAGGGCGCCATCGCGCTGCGGATGCGTACGAGGGAAGAGGTCGAGCCGTTCTTCGAGGGGCTGGAGCTCGTCGCGCCGGGGCTCGTTCCCGCCACCGAGTGGTACCGCGAGGAGCCCGCGCCCGTCGTCGAGCGCAGCGGGTTCTACGTGGGCGTGGGGAGGGTCCGGTGA